A section of the Myxococcus xanthus genome encodes:
- the glyQ gene encoding glycine--tRNA ligase subunit alpha — MYFQDLIFTLQKHWADQGCINTQPYDVEVGAGTMAPYTFLRALGPEPWNVAYVQPSRRPADGRFGENPNRLFQHHQFQVILKPAPKNVQELYLESLRKIGIDPLEHDIRFVEDDWESPTLGAWGLGWEVWCDGMEVTQFTYFQQCGGFDCKPVSAELTYGLERICMYLQNVENVFDLEWVKGVKYREVFHPNEVEMSKYALQESDAQMLFALFDAYEKECKRLIERQLPLPAYDFALKCSHAFNLLDARGAISVTERANFIKRVRDNARLCAEGYLQMRERLGYPLLKSPWTVGEQPPVLEGKPASDYWKTVVLNKPVEKKQKAEVAHGA; from the coding sequence ATGTATTTTCAGGACCTTATCTTCACGCTCCAGAAGCACTGGGCCGACCAGGGGTGCATCAACACGCAGCCCTACGATGTCGAGGTCGGCGCGGGCACGATGGCCCCGTACACCTTCCTGCGTGCCCTGGGGCCGGAACCCTGGAACGTGGCGTATGTGCAGCCCTCGCGGCGTCCCGCGGACGGCCGGTTCGGAGAGAATCCCAACCGCCTGTTCCAGCACCACCAGTTCCAGGTCATCCTCAAGCCGGCGCCGAAGAACGTCCAGGAGCTGTACCTGGAGTCGCTGCGGAAGATTGGCATCGACCCGTTGGAGCACGACATCCGGTTCGTCGAGGACGACTGGGAGTCGCCCACGCTCGGCGCCTGGGGCCTGGGCTGGGAAGTGTGGTGTGACGGCATGGAGGTGACGCAGTTCACCTACTTCCAGCAGTGCGGCGGCTTCGACTGCAAGCCCGTCTCCGCGGAGCTCACCTACGGGTTGGAGCGCATCTGCATGTACCTGCAGAACGTGGAGAACGTCTTCGACCTCGAGTGGGTCAAGGGCGTGAAGTACCGCGAGGTGTTCCACCCCAACGAGGTGGAGATGAGCAAGTACGCGCTCCAGGAGTCGGACGCGCAGATGCTCTTCGCGCTCTTCGACGCGTACGAGAAGGAGTGCAAGCGCCTCATCGAACGCCAGTTGCCGCTGCCGGCGTACGACTTCGCGCTGAAGTGTTCGCACGCGTTCAACCTGCTGGACGCGCGCGGCGCCATCTCCGTCACGGAGCGCGCCAACTTCATCAAGCGCGTGCGCGACAACGCCAGGCTGTGCGCGGAGGGCTATCTCCAGATGCGTGAGCGGCTGGGCTACCCACTGCTCAAGTCGCCGTGGACGGTGGGTGAGCAGCCCCCGGTGCTGGAGGGCAAGCCGGCCAGCGACTACTGGAAGACGGTCGTCCTCAACAAGCCCGTGGAGAAGAAGCAGAAGGCGGAGGTGGCCCATGGCGCGTGA
- the glyS gene encoding glycine--tRNA ligase subunit beta, translating into MARDLLLEVGAEEIPASFIGPALDDLKRVITERMADARLKHGEVRTFGTPRRLAVWVKDVADAGEDIIKEVLGPSAKAAFDAQGKPTKAAEKFAESLKLAVDQLGRATTAKGEYLSARVEEKGRPAADILKDTLHAAVHGINFRKSMRWGDVDTSFARPVQWLVALLGSDVLPVVFGDVTSGRTTRGHRFLSPDAIELKAPAEYEVALEKAHVVADITKRRAQLVEKVRAAASKAGAQLLEDESLVDQVTNLVELPSPVVGTFEERHLDLPPEVLVQEMKSHQRYFSLVDSAGKLQPKFIAVSNTPVRDEQLSLRGYQRVLRARLADGRFFFDEDRKTPLIDRVEKLGRVVWQGQLGSYLEKVERFRTLAVWLGQEAGRAGEAATIERAATLAKADLVTGMVGEFPELQGIMGREYARAGGEPDAVALAIAEHYLPRGAEDALPTQDPGALIGIADRLDSLCGIFAIGKAPTGAADPFALRRACIAIIRLVLGRGYRFSLSAAVDESLRLLAPKIANAKRKAGEPAPREQVLEFFRGRLKALWGEQHRTDVVEAVLSAGFDDLVAAQKRLEALSHIVGRADFQPLAVAFKRVVNIVEKQGRDVQGGETNPQKLVDEPERNLHTAFTQARSTVSGLVRVDDFSGALREITGLKPAVDTFFDKVMVMAEDKALRENRIRLLVEIGALFNQVADFSKIQAETAAAA; encoded by the coding sequence ATGGCGCGTGACCTGCTCCTGGAAGTGGGCGCGGAAGAGATTCCGGCGTCCTTCATCGGCCCCGCACTGGATGACCTGAAGCGCGTCATCACCGAGCGCATGGCGGATGCCCGCCTGAAGCACGGCGAGGTGCGGACCTTCGGCACGCCGCGGCGGCTCGCGGTGTGGGTGAAGGACGTGGCGGACGCGGGCGAGGACATCATCAAGGAGGTGCTCGGCCCCAGCGCCAAGGCGGCCTTCGACGCGCAGGGCAAGCCCACCAAGGCGGCGGAGAAGTTCGCCGAGAGCCTCAAGCTCGCGGTGGACCAGCTGGGCCGCGCCACCACCGCCAAGGGCGAGTACCTGTCCGCGCGCGTGGAGGAGAAGGGCCGCCCGGCGGCGGACATCCTGAAGGACACGCTGCACGCGGCGGTGCACGGCATCAACTTCCGCAAGTCCATGCGCTGGGGTGACGTGGACACGTCCTTCGCGCGCCCGGTTCAGTGGCTGGTGGCGCTGCTGGGGAGCGATGTTCTGCCCGTGGTGTTCGGTGACGTGACGAGCGGCCGGACCACGCGGGGGCACCGCTTCCTGTCGCCTGACGCCATCGAGCTGAAGGCTCCGGCGGAGTACGAGGTGGCGCTGGAGAAGGCGCACGTGGTGGCGGACATCACGAAGCGCCGCGCGCAGTTGGTGGAGAAGGTGAGGGCGGCCGCGAGCAAGGCCGGAGCCCAACTGCTGGAGGACGAGTCGCTGGTGGACCAGGTGACTAACCTGGTCGAGCTGCCCAGCCCGGTGGTGGGCACCTTCGAGGAGCGCCACCTGGACCTGCCCCCGGAGGTGCTGGTGCAGGAGATGAAGAGCCACCAGCGCTACTTCTCGCTGGTGGACAGCGCGGGCAAGCTGCAGCCGAAGTTCATCGCCGTGTCCAACACGCCGGTGCGCGACGAGCAGCTCAGCCTGCGTGGCTACCAGCGCGTGCTGCGCGCGCGACTGGCCGACGGACGCTTCTTCTTCGACGAGGACCGGAAGACGCCGCTCATCGACCGCGTGGAGAAGCTGGGCCGCGTGGTGTGGCAGGGGCAACTGGGGAGCTACCTGGAGAAGGTGGAGCGTTTCCGCACGCTGGCGGTGTGGCTGGGCCAGGAGGCGGGGCGAGCAGGGGAGGCGGCTACCATCGAGCGCGCCGCCACCCTGGCCAAGGCCGACCTCGTCACCGGCATGGTGGGCGAGTTCCCCGAGCTCCAGGGCATCATGGGCCGGGAGTACGCCCGCGCGGGCGGTGAGCCGGACGCCGTGGCTCTGGCCATCGCGGAGCACTACCTGCCGCGTGGCGCCGAGGACGCGCTGCCCACGCAGGACCCGGGCGCGCTCATCGGTATCGCGGACAGGCTCGACTCGCTGTGCGGCATCTTCGCCATCGGCAAGGCGCCTACGGGGGCGGCGGACCCGTTCGCCCTGCGCCGCGCGTGCATCGCCATCATCCGGCTGGTGCTGGGGCGGGGTTACCGCTTCAGCCTGTCGGCCGCGGTGGACGAGTCGCTCCGGTTGCTGGCGCCGAAGATTGCCAACGCCAAGCGCAAGGCCGGCGAGCCCGCGCCGCGTGAGCAGGTGCTGGAGTTCTTCCGCGGCCGCCTCAAGGCGCTGTGGGGTGAGCAGCACCGCACGGACGTCGTGGAGGCGGTGCTGTCCGCCGGCTTCGACGACCTGGTGGCCGCGCAGAAGCGCCTGGAGGCCCTGAGCCACATCGTCGGCCGGGCGGACTTCCAGCCCCTGGCCGTGGCCTTCAAGCGCGTGGTCAACATCGTGGAGAAGCAGGGCCGCGACGTGCAGGGGGGGGAGACCAACCCCCAGAAGCTGGTGGACGAGCCGGAGCGGAACCTCCACACCGCCTTCACCCAGGCCCGGAGCACGGTGTCGGGGTTGGTGCGCGTGGATGATTTCTCCGGTGCTCTCCGGGAAATCACGGGCCTGAAGCCCGCCGTGGACACCTTCTTCGACAAGGTGATGGTCATGGCCGAGGACAAGGCCCTGAGGGAAAACCGCATCCGCCTGCTCGTGGAGATTGGCGCCCTGTTCAACCAGGTGGCCGACTTCTCGAAGATCCAGGCTGAAACAGCCGCCGCGGCCTGA
- a CDS encoding YncE family protein: MRAYLLTSALLLVSCNVGTESKPPPSTRLVYPSGLAFWRPEAGPSTNGYLYVASANFDKCYDSGSVVALDLDAVGVRPFGTDFDPGESLPNDVTSLGIGAQSYVQIQSFAGEMALWSPPGRPPRLFVPARAEGSLLHAIDVGDDGLSLSCVQGGERDCRVNALSLLDVPGASNGLPSAPGPLGVSVAGNGEDARVWVTHTELAGPPTTFAEADLAGYVLHLPAANPTRDALNTSEFVALGTNDRLSGVAHATAIGSRYVYASGRNSSSAQMGALPARFILRLVDRTVAGRVLETDLELSYSVREARGVAVVPSATRVPDPASPELTIVDERVYLLARGPDTLLILDVLNAAGTAPDAGTTPSVRIVSALPVPAGASELEVIPRGPGRGNLVAVTGSGDEAVAIFDEEVGQLVAQVQVGDNDPNQPSQPFGLAADVRGNSARIFTSTFGDGRVAIIDIPDLDRPQNARLVARLGARQGRDPRQGTSLCQETSP; this comes from the coding sequence ATGCGCGCCTACCTTCTTACCTCCGCGCTGCTCCTCGTGTCCTGCAACGTCGGCACCGAGAGCAAGCCTCCTCCGTCCACCCGGCTCGTGTACCCGAGCGGTCTTGCCTTCTGGCGCCCCGAAGCGGGTCCGTCCACCAACGGATACCTCTATGTGGCGAGCGCCAACTTCGACAAGTGCTACGACTCGGGTTCGGTCGTCGCGCTGGATTTGGATGCCGTGGGGGTGCGGCCCTTCGGCACGGACTTCGACCCCGGGGAGTCGCTGCCCAACGACGTCACGTCGCTTGGCATCGGCGCCCAGTCCTACGTGCAGATTCAAAGCTTCGCTGGGGAGATGGCCTTGTGGAGCCCTCCGGGGCGGCCACCGCGGCTGTTCGTCCCGGCGCGGGCGGAGGGCAGTCTGCTTCACGCCATCGACGTGGGCGATGACGGCCTCAGCCTGAGCTGCGTGCAGGGCGGCGAGCGCGACTGCCGCGTCAATGCGCTGTCGCTGCTGGATGTCCCAGGTGCCTCCAACGGATTGCCTTCGGCTCCGGGGCCGCTGGGGGTCAGCGTCGCCGGCAACGGCGAGGACGCTCGCGTCTGGGTGACGCACACGGAACTGGCCGGACCGCCGACGACCTTCGCCGAAGCGGACCTGGCGGGCTACGTGCTTCACCTCCCCGCGGCGAACCCCACGCGCGACGCGCTGAACACCAGCGAGTTCGTGGCGCTGGGGACCAATGACCGCCTCTCTGGCGTCGCGCACGCGACGGCCATTGGCAGCCGGTATGTGTACGCCTCGGGGCGCAACTCTTCCTCCGCGCAGATGGGGGCGCTGCCGGCGCGCTTCATCCTGCGGCTGGTGGACCGGACCGTCGCGGGCCGCGTGCTGGAGACCGACCTGGAGCTGTCGTACTCGGTGCGTGAGGCGCGCGGCGTGGCGGTGGTTCCCTCGGCCACGCGCGTGCCCGACCCGGCGTCGCCCGAGCTCACCATCGTGGACGAGCGCGTCTACCTGCTGGCGCGCGGTCCGGACACGTTGCTCATCCTGGACGTCCTGAACGCGGCGGGCACGGCGCCCGACGCGGGGACGACCCCCAGCGTGCGCATCGTGTCGGCGCTGCCGGTGCCCGCGGGCGCCAGCGAACTGGAAGTCATTCCTCGCGGCCCTGGGCGCGGCAACCTGGTGGCGGTGACGGGCAGCGGCGACGAAGCCGTGGCCATCTTCGACGAAGAAGTGGGGCAGCTCGTCGCCCAGGTGCAGGTGGGCGACAACGATCCGAACCAGCCCAGCCAGCCCTTTGGCCTGGCCGCGGACGTCCGCGGCAACAGCGCTCGCATCTTCACCAGCACCTTTGGTGACGGCCGCGTGGCCATCATCGACATTCCCGACCTCGACCGGCCGCAGAACGCCCGGTTGGTGGCGCGGCTCGGCGCCCGGCAGGGAAGAGACCCGCGCCAGGGCACCAGCCTGTGCCAGGAGACCTCACCGTGA
- a CDS encoding FHA domain-containing protein: MIDQNSRPARKVGIADHLWEAFEDMAQQMGSDRDALINQALFMFARLNGFLEVKSRSEAAVAPVAAAPVKPVQAAAAAPPRPAAPPVLAPAPRPESTPAPARPPVRATPEERAPANGLDNDPVRREVAERVLETAAELERLIKGKNSEPPPPADDMVEEDEEPLPEAEDPGLMDEEPPPDEAEEEPADDLAEEEEVGALYLVTESGDQEQIVKDRFVIGRGKHCDFVINSGKVSREHAVIVHEGDDWIIEDLGSSNGTWFNKQRIKRRKVEDGDEYFICSEKIRLLVR; encoded by the coding sequence ATGATCGATCAGAACTCCCGTCCTGCCCGCAAGGTAGGCATCGCCGACCACCTGTGGGAGGCGTTCGAAGACATGGCCCAGCAGATGGGCTCGGATCGCGATGCCCTGATCAACCAGGCGCTCTTCATGTTCGCGCGCCTGAACGGCTTCCTCGAGGTGAAGTCCCGCTCCGAGGCCGCCGTGGCACCCGTGGCCGCTGCGCCGGTGAAGCCCGTGCAGGCCGCTGCCGCCGCGCCGCCGCGTCCGGCCGCGCCGCCGGTGCTGGCGCCCGCGCCCCGGCCTGAGTCCACGCCCGCGCCCGCGCGTCCTCCCGTGCGCGCCACGCCGGAAGAGCGGGCCCCCGCCAATGGCCTGGACAATGACCCGGTGCGCCGCGAGGTGGCCGAGCGCGTCCTGGAGACCGCCGCGGAGCTGGAGCGCCTCATCAAGGGCAAGAACAGCGAGCCGCCCCCTCCCGCCGACGACATGGTGGAGGAGGACGAGGAGCCGCTGCCCGAGGCCGAGGATCCGGGCCTCATGGACGAGGAGCCGCCCCCCGATGAGGCGGAGGAAGAGCCCGCCGACGACCTCGCCGAGGAGGAGGAGGTCGGCGCGCTGTACCTGGTGACCGAGTCCGGTGATCAGGAGCAGATCGTCAAGGACCGCTTCGTCATCGGCCGCGGCAAGCACTGCGACTTCGTCATCAACTCCGGCAAGGTCTCCCGTGAGCACGCGGTCATCGTCCACGAGGGCGACGACTGGATCATCGAAGACCTGGGCTCGTCCAACGGCACCTGGTTCAACAAGCAGCGCATCAAGCGCCGCAAGGTTGAGGACGGGGACGAGTATTTCATCTGCAGCGAGAAAATCCGTCTCCTGGTCCGATAA
- a CDS encoding A24 family peptidase — MMTPVQIALWTVLGVALVISVVTDVLRREILDAVTYPLMAVGLGVRLATEGVGDLEHGLISGVVSGVGLALMLLPAALRGRMGWGDVKLMGGVGAVLGFPAVLAAAAFISLVGALQAVVTLLWQGAVWDTLAAVVRRWAVWVRLASADAQPAPQRHIPYGVAIALGTVWALWWQHGTLG; from the coding sequence ATGATGACGCCTGTTCAAATCGCGTTGTGGACGGTTCTTGGAGTGGCCCTCGTGATCTCCGTGGTGACGGATGTGCTTCGCCGCGAGATCCTCGACGCGGTCACCTACCCGCTGATGGCGGTGGGTCTGGGCGTGCGCCTGGCCACCGAAGGGGTGGGGGACCTGGAGCATGGGCTCATCAGTGGTGTGGTATCGGGGGTAGGGCTCGCGTTGATGCTGCTGCCAGCGGCGCTTCGCGGGCGGATGGGGTGGGGCGACGTGAAGTTGATGGGCGGGGTCGGAGCCGTGCTGGGCTTCCCGGCGGTGCTCGCGGCCGCGGCCTTCATCTCACTGGTGGGTGCGCTTCAAGCGGTGGTGACACTGCTCTGGCAAGGCGCGGTTTGGGACACGCTGGCGGCAGTGGTGCGCCGGTGGGCGGTGTGGGTGCGTTTGGCCAGCGCGGACGCGCAGCCGGCGCCCCAGCGCCACATTCCCTATGGAGTGGCCATCGCGCTCGGCACCGTCTGGGCGCTGTGGTGGCAGCACGGAACGTTGGGTTAG
- a CDS encoding type II and III secretion system protein family protein: MFTRITHAAALGALIALVAGGSALAQDGTTVSLGVGSQKVITIPGLSRVALGDPSVAEVKTLGSGQLLITGQAEGKTTLLVWKSSGQRVSYLVAVRKQDPNEVISEIKRLLGEIEGVSVRMVGDRIYLDGQAYTTQDADRIEQVVGLYPNVKSFVKIAPNAKKLVAQNLNAAFQKAGLKNVQANVVGATIFLEGSVESQQDLQKAELITKAIGEKVENLLVVGIKRMILSEVQFVEIRRNSRDRYGIRYPTDITGTATAIASISQELFPGTFGSGVSTLTLNANADFSFGFQGNDGYGRLLAQPKLVCASGEKAEFLAGGEVPIPLITNNQFTVEFKKYGVILNLRPTADRNGNIQTEIEAEASEIDTSVAVSFGGSASIPGFRTRKVKTNVTVRHGETIVLSGVFSHDEQKSVSKLPGLGHIPIIGELFKSRGFDSTKRELVIFVTPRIVNPDSDKVRTIIEDVKSRYKQARSEVNFNIFD; the protein is encoded by the coding sequence ATGTTCACACGCATCACGCATGCCGCGGCGCTAGGCGCCCTCATCGCACTGGTGGCGGGCGGCAGCGCCCTGGCGCAGGATGGCACCACCGTCAGCCTCGGCGTGGGTTCCCAGAAGGTGATCACCATCCCTGGTCTCAGCCGCGTGGCGCTCGGTGATCCGAGCGTCGCCGAGGTGAAGACGCTCGGCTCCGGCCAGCTGCTCATCACCGGTCAGGCTGAAGGCAAGACGACGCTGCTCGTCTGGAAGTCCTCGGGCCAGCGCGTCAGCTACCTGGTGGCGGTGCGCAAGCAGGACCCCAACGAGGTCATCTCCGAAATCAAGCGCTTGCTGGGTGAGATTGAAGGCGTCTCCGTCCGCATGGTGGGTGATCGCATCTACCTGGACGGTCAGGCCTACACCACGCAGGACGCCGACCGCATCGAGCAGGTGGTGGGCCTCTACCCGAACGTGAAGTCGTTCGTGAAGATTGCCCCCAACGCCAAGAAGCTGGTGGCCCAGAACCTCAATGCGGCCTTCCAGAAGGCGGGCCTGAAGAACGTCCAGGCCAACGTGGTGGGCGCCACCATCTTCCTGGAGGGCTCCGTGGAGAGCCAGCAGGATCTCCAGAAGGCGGAGCTCATCACCAAGGCCATCGGTGAGAAGGTGGAGAACCTCCTCGTCGTCGGCATCAAGCGGATGATCCTCTCCGAGGTCCAGTTCGTCGAAATCCGCCGCAACAGCCGAGACCGCTACGGCATCCGCTACCCGACGGACATCACGGGGACCGCGACGGCCATCGCCAGCATCTCCCAGGAGCTCTTCCCGGGCACCTTCGGCTCCGGCGTTTCCACGCTCACCCTCAACGCGAACGCGGACTTCTCCTTCGGCTTCCAGGGCAACGACGGTTACGGCCGTCTGCTCGCGCAGCCCAAGCTGGTGTGCGCCAGCGGTGAGAAGGCGGAGTTCCTCGCCGGTGGCGAGGTTCCCATCCCGCTCATCACGAACAACCAGTTCACGGTGGAGTTCAAGAAGTACGGCGTCATCCTGAACCTGCGCCCCACCGCGGACCGCAACGGCAACATCCAGACGGAGATCGAGGCGGAGGCCTCCGAAATCGACACCTCCGTGGCGGTGTCCTTCGGTGGTTCGGCCTCCATCCCCGGCTTCCGGACCCGGAAGGTGAAGACGAACGTCACCGTGCGCCACGGTGAGACCATCGTCCTGTCCGGCGTGTTCAGCCACGACGAGCAGAAGTCCGTGTCGAAGCTCCCCGGCCTGGGTCACATCCCGATCATCGGTGAGCTCTTCAAGAGCCGCGGTTTCGACTCCACCAAGCGCGAGCTGGTCATCTTCGTCACCCCGCGCATCGTCAACCCGGACTCCGACAAGGTCCGCACCATCATCGAGGACGTGAAGAGCCGCTACAAGCAGGCCCGGTCCGAGGTGAACTTCAACATCTTCGACTGA
- a CDS encoding ATPase, T2SS/T4P/T4SS family gives MFLITLAEKGGGTEQREYHKNEVTIGRLPGNDIILAKGNVSKYHSRIVAKDGKFIIVDMKSTNGTFVNGKKIAAPQVLKPTDQVYIGDYILNVEALEDEGPVMTRAGQPEEEYYDEQGEEPYEDEEGAYEEDEPYEEEEEEAPPPAPAPKGMPASLASALAKNKRKVDPRQERYTRLQKEIHDRLIEYLDLRRMDMDRLGDDELWRRTEKAIRDIIDQMEADGELPEDVDREELLTDVINEALGLGPLEAFLASDDISEIMVNHANQIYIERKGKLTLSEKTFSSNQAVLGVIERIVAPIGRRIDESSPLVDARLKDGSRVNAIIPPLALKGPCITIRKFKKDSLKIADLIKYKTVTAQMAEFLEMCVKARRNIVISGGTGSGKTTTLNIISSFIPEGERIITVEDAAELQLPQDHWVQLESRPPNLEGKGAITIRELVKNCLRMRPDRIVVGECRSGETLDMLQAMNTGHDGSLTTLHANTPRDAIARLETMVLMSGMDLPVKAIREQIASAVHMIVQQTRFSDGTRKICYITEVSGMEVDIVTLQDIFYFKQDGFTEDHKVRGRYVASGFVPKFYDELQRKGIPVNMSIFRED, from the coding sequence ATGTTTCTCATCACCCTCGCTGAAAAGGGCGGCGGGACCGAGCAGCGCGAGTATCACAAGAATGAAGTCACCATCGGCCGTCTGCCGGGCAATGACATCATCCTCGCGAAGGGCAACGTCTCCAAGTACCACTCGCGAATCGTTGCCAAGGACGGGAAGTTCATCATCGTGGACATGAAGTCCACGAATGGCACGTTCGTGAACGGCAAGAAGATTGCCGCGCCCCAGGTTCTCAAGCCGACCGACCAGGTCTACATCGGCGACTACATCCTCAACGTCGAGGCGCTCGAGGACGAGGGCCCGGTGATGACCCGCGCGGGTCAGCCCGAAGAGGAGTACTACGACGAGCAGGGCGAGGAGCCCTACGAGGACGAGGAAGGGGCTTACGAAGAAGACGAGCCCTACGAGGAGGAGGAAGAAGAAGCGCCGCCTCCCGCGCCCGCTCCCAAGGGCATGCCGGCGTCGCTGGCGTCCGCCCTGGCGAAGAACAAGCGCAAGGTGGATCCGCGTCAGGAGCGCTACACCCGGCTCCAGAAGGAAATCCATGACCGGCTCATCGAGTACCTCGATCTGCGCCGCATGGACATGGACCGGCTCGGCGACGACGAGCTGTGGCGCCGCACCGAGAAGGCCATCCGCGACATCATCGACCAGATGGAAGCGGACGGAGAGCTTCCGGAGGACGTGGACCGCGAGGAGCTGCTCACGGACGTCATCAACGAGGCGCTGGGGCTCGGGCCCCTCGAGGCGTTCCTCGCGTCGGATGACATCAGCGAGATCATGGTGAACCACGCCAACCAGATCTACATCGAGCGCAAGGGCAAGCTGACCCTGTCGGAGAAGACGTTCTCCTCCAACCAGGCGGTGCTCGGCGTCATCGAGCGCATCGTGGCGCCCATTGGCCGCCGCATCGACGAGTCCAGCCCGCTGGTGGACGCGCGCCTCAAGGACGGCAGCCGCGTCAACGCCATCATCCCTCCGCTGGCGCTGAAGGGTCCCTGCATCACCATCCGCAAGTTCAAGAAGGACTCGCTGAAGATCGCGGACCTCATCAAGTACAAGACCGTCACGGCGCAGATGGCCGAGTTCCTGGAGATGTGCGTCAAGGCCCGGCGCAACATCGTCATCTCCGGCGGCACCGGCTCCGGGAAGACGACGACGCTGAACATCATCAGCTCCTTCATCCCGGAGGGTGAGCGCATCATCACCGTGGAGGACGCCGCCGAGCTGCAACTGCCGCAGGACCACTGGGTGCAGCTGGAGAGCCGGCCGCCCAACCTGGAAGGCAAGGGCGCCATCACCATCCGCGAGCTGGTGAAGAACTGCCTGCGCATGCGGCCCGACCGCATCGTCGTGGGTGAGTGCCGCTCCGGTGAGACGCTGGACATGCTCCAGGCCATGAACACCGGCCACGACGGTTCGCTCACCACGCTCCATGCGAATACGCCGCGAGACGCCATCGCCCGCTTGGAGACGATGGTGCTCATGTCCGGCATGGACCTGCCGGTGAAGGCCATCCGTGAGCAGATCGCCAGCGCGGTGCACATGATCGTGCAGCAGACGCGCTTCTCCGACGGCACGCGGAAGATCTGCTACATCACCGAGGTGTCCGGCATGGAGGTCGATATCGTGACCCTCCAGGACATCTTCTATTTCAAACAGGATGGCTTCACGGAGGACCACAAGGTCCGTGGCCGCTACGTCGCCTCCGGCTTCGTGCCGAAGTTCTACGACGAGCTGCAGCGTAAGGGCATCCCCGTCAACATGAGCATCTTCCGCGAGGACTGA